The Daucus carota subsp. sativus chromosome 9, DH1 v3.0, whole genome shotgun sequence genome window below encodes:
- the LOC135146816 gene encoding uncharacterized protein LOC135146816 isoform X4: MGENVTEGTNLPPPPPLTEYEVQRAIRIQKNNEVYYALNLPVLSAGLKKAESKDKQKEKMRDGSEDYDPAQDDGSDAAGSVSPPKGKKKESKKKLVMGRGPTTRSRANVGSKTTEDGSDKEPTHHSVQPTTVANPLIEIPQANDGNGSMTAFLALRKRQQEEAKKEKEEKEKLEKERVEKKKALADASKKVVQESMPEIEEGDEEEVVVPYRPRGKTRMDKVHTRSFEQRIVIGMNELGQPITENDKVLSELSSFLGTLAKRCVPLTYVTWRKVPKNLKETMWNYVKARYIIPDELESWAIETIHASWRGYKCRTKAAHYTAFETDEIRLQNRPDDIPLERFKLLLEYWNDESIQDKARKNSNSRKSYTETHTLGPKSIAQLRHKMKKNAPDESEPCDAEVFVKTRTRDAGRKYKTSTKTMKKKIDKINKKINSGEAADEMLLDKEHGPTWLLGRCKKPQKLSAAAPTDTYVKELTTKIKESLAAEVEKKVKKIQEEVDEQVNRKVQQNLASVLKKLGEANPNITIDVTELCAHVASDNDDGTPMTKGTSF; this comes from the exons ATGGGAGAGAATGTTACTGAG GGTACAAACCTACCTCCTCCCCCACCCTTGACAGAGTATGAAGTTCAGAGAGCTATAAGGATCCAAAAGAATAATGAAGTTTATTATGCTCTGAATTTACCTGTGCTATCAGCTGGACTTAAAAAAGCTGAATCGAAggacaaacaaaaagaaaagatgcGGGATGGGAGTGAAGATTATGATCCAGCACAGGATGATGGTAGCGATGCTGCTGGATCAGTGTCTCCACCAAAG ggaaagaagaaagaaagtaaaaaaaagCTTGTCATGGGACGTGGACCAACAACACGTTCTCGAGCCAATGTTGGAAGCAAGACAACTGAGGATGGAAGCGATAAGGAACCGACGCATCATTCGGTACAACCAACAACAGTTGCAAATCCATTAATTGAGATACCCCAAGCAAATGATGGAAATGGTTCAATGACTGCTTTTTTGGCTCTCCGGAAACGCCAACAAGAGGAagctaaaaaggaaaaagaagaaaaagaaaagctcGAAAAAGAAAGAGTTGAAAAGAAAAAAGCTCTTGCAGATGCAAGTAAAAAGGTTGTTCAAGAATCTATGCCTGAAATAGAAGAGGGCGATGAAGAAG AAGTTGTAGTTCCATACCGCCCAAGAGGAAAGACAAGAATGGATAAAGTTCATACAAGAAGTTTTGAGCAGAGAATTGTGATTGGGATGAATGAGCTGGGCCAACCCATAACAGAAAATGACAAGGTACTCTCTGAGCTGAGTAGCTTTTTGGGAACACTGGCCAAGCGATGTGTGCCATTGACTTATGTAACTTGGCGCAAAGTTCCTAAAAATTTGAAGGAAACTATGTGGAATTATGTCAAG GCCCGCTATATTATTCCCGATGAACTGGAAAGTTGGGCAATTGAGACAATTCATGCATCCTGGAGGGGGTATAAGTGTCGAACTAAGGCAGCGCATTATACAGCTTTTGAAACTGATGAAATTAGGCTACAAAATAGGCCTGATGATATTCCACTTGAGAGGTTCAAATTGCTGTTGGAATATTGGAATGATGAAAGTATTCAG GATAAAGCCAGGAAAAATTCAAATAGCCGCAAGTCATATACCGAGACTCACACTCTTGGTCCTAAAAGTATCGCACAGCTTCGACACAAAATG aaaaagaATGCCCCAGATGAGTCTGAACCATGTGATGCAGAGGTTTTTGTGAAAACTCGGACTCGTGATGCAGGACGCAAGTACAAGACCAGTactaaaacaatgaaaaagaaaatt gataaaattaacaaaaaaatcaattccgGGGAGGCTGCTGATGAAATGCTTTTGGATAAAGAGCATGGCCCGACTTGGCTCTTAGGGAGATGCAAGAAGCCGCAAAAACTATCAGCTGCTGCTCCAACGGATACATATGTCAAAGAATTGACAACAAAAATTAAGGAAAGCCTTGCTGCTGAAGTCGAGAAAAAAGTGAAGAAAATCCAAGAAGAGGTAGATGAGCAGGTAAACAGGAAGGTGCAACAAAATTTGGCATCGGTCCTTAAAAAACTTGGTGAAGCAAACCCCAACATCACAATTGATGTTACAGAGCTGTGTGCACATGTGGCCAGTGACAATGACGATGGCACACCAATGACTAAAGGCACCAGCTTCTAG
- the LOC135146816 gene encoding uncharacterized protein LOC135146816 isoform X2, with protein sequence MQPHVVIRPRHNLLQAKKPVKRKFVTAHQLQQQHRNKKANLGIPDKLPKVGTRKSPRLDKLENYNEATSKSASARRKLDLQNPPHEDETMGENVTEGTNLPPPPPLTEYEVQRAIRIQKNNEVYYALNLPVLSAGLKKAESKDKQKEKMRDGSEDYDPAQDDGSDAAGSVSPPKGKKKESKKKLVMGRGPTTRSRANVGSKTTEDGSDKEPTHHSVQPTTVANPLIEIPQANDGNGSMTAFLALRKRQQEEAKKEKEEKEKLEKERVEKKKALADASKKVVQESMPEIEEGDEEVVVPYRPRGKTRMDKVHTRSFEQRIVIGMNELGQPITENDKVLSELSSFLGTLAKRCVPLTYVTWRKVPKNLKETMWNYVKARYIIPDELESWAIETIHASWRGYKCRTKAAHYTAFETDEIRLQNRPDDIPLERFKLLLEYWNDESIQDKARKNSNSRKSYTETHTLGPKSIAQLRHKMKKNAPDESEPCDAEVFVKTRTRDAGRKYKTSTKTMKKKIDKINKKINSGEAADEMLLDKEHGPTWLLGRCKKPQKLSAAAPTDTYVKELTTKIKESLAAEVEKKVKKIQEEVDEQVNRKVQQNLASVLKKLGEANPNITIDVTELCAHVASDNDDGTPMTKGTSF encoded by the exons ATGCAGCCACATGTAGTGATAAGGCCAAGGCATAATCTACTTCAAG CTAAAAAACCTGTCAAACGTAAGTTTGTTACGGCTCATCAGCTACAACAGCAGCACAGGAACAAGAAGGCAAACCTAGGGATTCCGGACAAACTTCCAAAAGTGGGTACTCGCAAGTCTCCAAGACTAGACAAGCTTGAAAATTACAATGAGGCCACCAGTAAGTCGGCAAGTGCGAGGAGGAAGTTGGATTTGCAAAATCCACCACACGAGGATGAAACCATGGGAGAGAATGTTACTGAG GGTACAAACCTACCTCCTCCCCCACCCTTGACAGAGTATGAAGTTCAGAGAGCTATAAGGATCCAAAAGAATAATGAAGTTTATTATGCTCTGAATTTACCTGTGCTATCAGCTGGACTTAAAAAAGCTGAATCGAAggacaaacaaaaagaaaagatgcGGGATGGGAGTGAAGATTATGATCCAGCACAGGATGATGGTAGCGATGCTGCTGGATCAGTGTCTCCACCAAAG ggaaagaagaaagaaagtaaaaaaaagCTTGTCATGGGACGTGGACCAACAACACGTTCTCGAGCCAATGTTGGAAGCAAGACAACTGAGGATGGAAGCGATAAGGAACCGACGCATCATTCGGTACAACCAACAACAGTTGCAAATCCATTAATTGAGATACCCCAAGCAAATGATGGAAATGGTTCAATGACTGCTTTTTTGGCTCTCCGGAAACGCCAACAAGAGGAagctaaaaaggaaaaagaagaaaaagaaaagctcGAAAAAGAAAGAGTTGAAAAGAAAAAAGCTCTTGCAGATGCAAGTAAAAAGGTTGTTCAAGAATCTATGCCTGAAATAGAAGAGGGCGATGAAGAAG TTGTAGTTCCATACCGCCCAAGAGGAAAGACAAGAATGGATAAAGTTCATACAAGAAGTTTTGAGCAGAGAATTGTGATTGGGATGAATGAGCTGGGCCAACCCATAACAGAAAATGACAAGGTACTCTCTGAGCTGAGTAGCTTTTTGGGAACACTGGCCAAGCGATGTGTGCCATTGACTTATGTAACTTGGCGCAAAGTTCCTAAAAATTTGAAGGAAACTATGTGGAATTATGTCAAG GCCCGCTATATTATTCCCGATGAACTGGAAAGTTGGGCAATTGAGACAATTCATGCATCCTGGAGGGGGTATAAGTGTCGAACTAAGGCAGCGCATTATACAGCTTTTGAAACTGATGAAATTAGGCTACAAAATAGGCCTGATGATATTCCACTTGAGAGGTTCAAATTGCTGTTGGAATATTGGAATGATGAAAGTATTCAG GATAAAGCCAGGAAAAATTCAAATAGCCGCAAGTCATATACCGAGACTCACACTCTTGGTCCTAAAAGTATCGCACAGCTTCGACACAAAATG aaaaagaATGCCCCAGATGAGTCTGAACCATGTGATGCAGAGGTTTTTGTGAAAACTCGGACTCGTGATGCAGGACGCAAGTACAAGACCAGTactaaaacaatgaaaaagaaaatt gataaaattaacaaaaaaatcaattccgGGGAGGCTGCTGATGAAATGCTTTTGGATAAAGAGCATGGCCCGACTTGGCTCTTAGGGAGATGCAAGAAGCCGCAAAAACTATCAGCTGCTGCTCCAACGGATACATATGTCAAAGAATTGACAACAAAAATTAAGGAAAGCCTTGCTGCTGAAGTCGAGAAAAAAGTGAAGAAAATCCAAGAAGAGGTAGATGAGCAGGTAAACAGGAAGGTGCAACAAAATTTGGCATCGGTCCTTAAAAAACTTGGTGAAGCAAACCCCAACATCACAATTGATGTTACAGAGCTGTGTGCACATGTGGCCAGTGACAATGACGATGGCACACCAATGACTAAAGGCACCAGCTTCTAG
- the LOC135146816 gene encoding uncharacterized protein LOC135146816 isoform X3 — MQPHVVIRPRHNLLQAKKPVKRKFVTAHQLQQQHRNKKANLGIPDKLPKVGTRKSPRLDKLENYNEATSKSASARRKLDLQNPPHEDETMGENVTEGTNLPPPPPLTEYEVQRAIRIQKNNEVYYALNLPVLSAGLKKAESKDKQKEKMRDGSEDYDPAQDDGSDAAGSVSPPKGKKKESKKKLVMGRGPTTRSRANVGSKTTEDGSDKEPTHHSVQPTTVANPLIEIPQANDGNGSMTAFLALRKRQQEEAKKEKEEKEKLEKERVEKKKALADASKKVVQESMPEIEEGDEEVPYRPRGKTRMDKVHTRSFEQRIVIGMNELGQPITENDKVLSELSSFLGTLAKRCVPLTYVTWRKVPKNLKETMWNYVKARYIIPDELESWAIETIHASWRGYKCRTKAAHYTAFETDEIRLQNRPDDIPLERFKLLLEYWNDESIQDKARKNSNSRKSYTETHTLGPKSIAQLRHKMKKNAPDESEPCDAEVFVKTRTRDAGRKYKTSTKTMKKKIDKINKKINSGEAADEMLLDKEHGPTWLLGRCKKPQKLSAAAPTDTYVKELTTKIKESLAAEVEKKVKKIQEEVDEQVNRKVQQNLASVLKKLGEANPNITIDVTELCAHVASDNDDGTPMTKGTSF; from the exons ATGCAGCCACATGTAGTGATAAGGCCAAGGCATAATCTACTTCAAG CTAAAAAACCTGTCAAACGTAAGTTTGTTACGGCTCATCAGCTACAACAGCAGCACAGGAACAAGAAGGCAAACCTAGGGATTCCGGACAAACTTCCAAAAGTGGGTACTCGCAAGTCTCCAAGACTAGACAAGCTTGAAAATTACAATGAGGCCACCAGTAAGTCGGCAAGTGCGAGGAGGAAGTTGGATTTGCAAAATCCACCACACGAGGATGAAACCATGGGAGAGAATGTTACTGAG GGTACAAACCTACCTCCTCCCCCACCCTTGACAGAGTATGAAGTTCAGAGAGCTATAAGGATCCAAAAGAATAATGAAGTTTATTATGCTCTGAATTTACCTGTGCTATCAGCTGGACTTAAAAAAGCTGAATCGAAggacaaacaaaaagaaaagatgcGGGATGGGAGTGAAGATTATGATCCAGCACAGGATGATGGTAGCGATGCTGCTGGATCAGTGTCTCCACCAAAG ggaaagaagaaagaaagtaaaaaaaagCTTGTCATGGGACGTGGACCAACAACACGTTCTCGAGCCAATGTTGGAAGCAAGACAACTGAGGATGGAAGCGATAAGGAACCGACGCATCATTCGGTACAACCAACAACAGTTGCAAATCCATTAATTGAGATACCCCAAGCAAATGATGGAAATGGTTCAATGACTGCTTTTTTGGCTCTCCGGAAACGCCAACAAGAGGAagctaaaaaggaaaaagaagaaaaagaaaagctcGAAAAAGAAAGAGTTGAAAAGAAAAAAGCTCTTGCAGATGCAAGTAAAAAGGTTGTTCAAGAATCTATGCCTGAAATAGAAGAGGGCGATGAAGAAG TTCCATACCGCCCAAGAGGAAAGACAAGAATGGATAAAGTTCATACAAGAAGTTTTGAGCAGAGAATTGTGATTGGGATGAATGAGCTGGGCCAACCCATAACAGAAAATGACAAGGTACTCTCTGAGCTGAGTAGCTTTTTGGGAACACTGGCCAAGCGATGTGTGCCATTGACTTATGTAACTTGGCGCAAAGTTCCTAAAAATTTGAAGGAAACTATGTGGAATTATGTCAAG GCCCGCTATATTATTCCCGATGAACTGGAAAGTTGGGCAATTGAGACAATTCATGCATCCTGGAGGGGGTATAAGTGTCGAACTAAGGCAGCGCATTATACAGCTTTTGAAACTGATGAAATTAGGCTACAAAATAGGCCTGATGATATTCCACTTGAGAGGTTCAAATTGCTGTTGGAATATTGGAATGATGAAAGTATTCAG GATAAAGCCAGGAAAAATTCAAATAGCCGCAAGTCATATACCGAGACTCACACTCTTGGTCCTAAAAGTATCGCACAGCTTCGACACAAAATG aaaaagaATGCCCCAGATGAGTCTGAACCATGTGATGCAGAGGTTTTTGTGAAAACTCGGACTCGTGATGCAGGACGCAAGTACAAGACCAGTactaaaacaatgaaaaagaaaatt gataaaattaacaaaaaaatcaattccgGGGAGGCTGCTGATGAAATGCTTTTGGATAAAGAGCATGGCCCGACTTGGCTCTTAGGGAGATGCAAGAAGCCGCAAAAACTATCAGCTGCTGCTCCAACGGATACATATGTCAAAGAATTGACAACAAAAATTAAGGAAAGCCTTGCTGCTGAAGTCGAGAAAAAAGTGAAGAAAATCCAAGAAGAGGTAGATGAGCAGGTAAACAGGAAGGTGCAACAAAATTTGGCATCGGTCCTTAAAAAACTTGGTGAAGCAAACCCCAACATCACAATTGATGTTACAGAGCTGTGTGCACATGTGGCCAGTGACAATGACGATGGCACACCAATGACTAAAGGCACCAGCTTCTAG
- the LOC135146816 gene encoding uncharacterized protein LOC135146816 isoform X1: protein MQPHVVIRPRHNLLQAKKPVKRKFVTAHQLQQQHRNKKANLGIPDKLPKVGTRKSPRLDKLENYNEATSKSASARRKLDLQNPPHEDETMGENVTEGTNLPPPPPLTEYEVQRAIRIQKNNEVYYALNLPVLSAGLKKAESKDKQKEKMRDGSEDYDPAQDDGSDAAGSVSPPKGKKKESKKKLVMGRGPTTRSRANVGSKTTEDGSDKEPTHHSVQPTTVANPLIEIPQANDGNGSMTAFLALRKRQQEEAKKEKEEKEKLEKERVEKKKALADASKKVVQESMPEIEEGDEEEVVVPYRPRGKTRMDKVHTRSFEQRIVIGMNELGQPITENDKVLSELSSFLGTLAKRCVPLTYVTWRKVPKNLKETMWNYVKARYIIPDELESWAIETIHASWRGYKCRTKAAHYTAFETDEIRLQNRPDDIPLERFKLLLEYWNDESIQDKARKNSNSRKSYTETHTLGPKSIAQLRHKMKKNAPDESEPCDAEVFVKTRTRDAGRKYKTSTKTMKKKIDKINKKINSGEAADEMLLDKEHGPTWLLGRCKKPQKLSAAAPTDTYVKELTTKIKESLAAEVEKKVKKIQEEVDEQVNRKVQQNLASVLKKLGEANPNITIDVTELCAHVASDNDDGTPMTKGTSF from the exons ATGCAGCCACATGTAGTGATAAGGCCAAGGCATAATCTACTTCAAG CTAAAAAACCTGTCAAACGTAAGTTTGTTACGGCTCATCAGCTACAACAGCAGCACAGGAACAAGAAGGCAAACCTAGGGATTCCGGACAAACTTCCAAAAGTGGGTACTCGCAAGTCTCCAAGACTAGACAAGCTTGAAAATTACAATGAGGCCACCAGTAAGTCGGCAAGTGCGAGGAGGAAGTTGGATTTGCAAAATCCACCACACGAGGATGAAACCATGGGAGAGAATGTTACTGAG GGTACAAACCTACCTCCTCCCCCACCCTTGACAGAGTATGAAGTTCAGAGAGCTATAAGGATCCAAAAGAATAATGAAGTTTATTATGCTCTGAATTTACCTGTGCTATCAGCTGGACTTAAAAAAGCTGAATCGAAggacaaacaaaaagaaaagatgcGGGATGGGAGTGAAGATTATGATCCAGCACAGGATGATGGTAGCGATGCTGCTGGATCAGTGTCTCCACCAAAG ggaaagaagaaagaaagtaaaaaaaagCTTGTCATGGGACGTGGACCAACAACACGTTCTCGAGCCAATGTTGGAAGCAAGACAACTGAGGATGGAAGCGATAAGGAACCGACGCATCATTCGGTACAACCAACAACAGTTGCAAATCCATTAATTGAGATACCCCAAGCAAATGATGGAAATGGTTCAATGACTGCTTTTTTGGCTCTCCGGAAACGCCAACAAGAGGAagctaaaaaggaaaaagaagaaaaagaaaagctcGAAAAAGAAAGAGTTGAAAAGAAAAAAGCTCTTGCAGATGCAAGTAAAAAGGTTGTTCAAGAATCTATGCCTGAAATAGAAGAGGGCGATGAAGAAG AAGTTGTAGTTCCATACCGCCCAAGAGGAAAGACAAGAATGGATAAAGTTCATACAAGAAGTTTTGAGCAGAGAATTGTGATTGGGATGAATGAGCTGGGCCAACCCATAACAGAAAATGACAAGGTACTCTCTGAGCTGAGTAGCTTTTTGGGAACACTGGCCAAGCGATGTGTGCCATTGACTTATGTAACTTGGCGCAAAGTTCCTAAAAATTTGAAGGAAACTATGTGGAATTATGTCAAG GCCCGCTATATTATTCCCGATGAACTGGAAAGTTGGGCAATTGAGACAATTCATGCATCCTGGAGGGGGTATAAGTGTCGAACTAAGGCAGCGCATTATACAGCTTTTGAAACTGATGAAATTAGGCTACAAAATAGGCCTGATGATATTCCACTTGAGAGGTTCAAATTGCTGTTGGAATATTGGAATGATGAAAGTATTCAG GATAAAGCCAGGAAAAATTCAAATAGCCGCAAGTCATATACCGAGACTCACACTCTTGGTCCTAAAAGTATCGCACAGCTTCGACACAAAATG aaaaagaATGCCCCAGATGAGTCTGAACCATGTGATGCAGAGGTTTTTGTGAAAACTCGGACTCGTGATGCAGGACGCAAGTACAAGACCAGTactaaaacaatgaaaaagaaaatt gataaaattaacaaaaaaatcaattccgGGGAGGCTGCTGATGAAATGCTTTTGGATAAAGAGCATGGCCCGACTTGGCTCTTAGGGAGATGCAAGAAGCCGCAAAAACTATCAGCTGCTGCTCCAACGGATACATATGTCAAAGAATTGACAACAAAAATTAAGGAAAGCCTTGCTGCTGAAGTCGAGAAAAAAGTGAAGAAAATCCAAGAAGAGGTAGATGAGCAGGTAAACAGGAAGGTGCAACAAAATTTGGCATCGGTCCTTAAAAAACTTGGTGAAGCAAACCCCAACATCACAATTGATGTTACAGAGCTGTGTGCACATGTGGCCAGTGACAATGACGATGGCACACCAATGACTAAAGGCACCAGCTTCTAG